The DNA sequence CATGCTTGTCTGGTCAATATCCATAGAGAAATCATTTAGTGCAGTATTTGCTGGAGTATCTACAACAGTAAAATTTTTGTCTTTCATTTTAtacttaaataaaatgaaacaggtATGAATAATTTGAGGTGTGACTTATATGCAAGCTGCAAGTTGCATGTGAATGCATATTGGACCGAACTGAATCTACTCTGATCTCTCGCTGAAAATCAGCTCATCTCAGCTCATCTCAGCTCCCTGCAAACGCTCTACAAAACAAAGTAAGTGCAGACTGAAAGTAAATGAATATTCTCATGTCCCAGAAATACATAAAAAGAGAGCTATTAAATTACTTAGAGATTTTTCCTGTGAATAGCACCTTCTGAATCTTTAACACCAACACACTTGGCTTGAAGAGTGTTGACTTtagctgcttccacctgcctttGAAATGTTCCACTTGTCTGTAATGTAACATCTTTcatgtgttttctgtcattgtgAAAACAATATTATGTAAATTAAATGCTTAAGGCTTTTAAATGGCCTAGATTCATTTTTGACTAaatgtgaataaataaaaaaaaatccaagaaaCAACGAAGAAGAATAACTCCACATGCTGGACACAAGATCGTTCAAATGCACCACGTCTCAAACAGTAACCTAACTGCACTTTGAATTTCCCATAGAGGGAATATTATGTGTTATTGTATTACATTATTAATTTGAATATGAAACAATGCCACCAACCATCTCCAAACACTTCATAAATATGCTCACCATGTTGCAGGGAAGTTACACTGGATTAAATTGCTGTCTTTTATCACAGAGGTGTTTATAACAGTGTGGCCGCCCTCTGTATGTCACCTTCAGCACAGTAATCAATCCACTGATCCACCCAAGTCGCGACTTGTAAAAAGGTGAACGCTAAACACAGTTGCTCATCATCTGACAGCGTGTCTCATGCTGTAGTAGACTTTGCTGCAGAGACACTGAATTCTTGCCCCACGAGAGGCCCAAATTAGACCAATCAGTACAAACGGATTGGCTCGCCACATTGCATCAGGCACATTACTGTAATGTAGCGAAAGCTAAACATGTAAACTAATTCAGCAAGTTTGCTGCATTATGTTCAAGAGTCAAGAAGGGTAATGACAcagtttgtgtgtgttaaatcTGGATGAAAGTTGCTGAACCCTCCTCTGAAGTCTTGCTAATGAGGTTCTCTTGGAAGAGATACAATTGGCAAATGATTATTGATTCCAGCACTAGAGGAACCTGGCTCCTTAACAGAGTGATGTGCCAGGTTGCAGTCTGCAAAATTTTCTATTGACATTCAAACATGTATGTTATTTAAAGATtcttactttatttaaaaggcTTAAAACAAACACCTTCTCTGATCATTAAACCTTCCTGCTCCAGGTGAAGAGAGGCTTTTTCAAGGCGCTTCGCACCAAGGGCGATTTTTAAACTTTCATCATTTTCCTGACTGTACGGGAGGTGAGAAAGTGAGGGTGAAAATGCAATTCCCAAAACTGATGACTGCTGcacaaaattacaagaataGAGAGACAAAGAGGCAACATTAACTCTTAATATGCTCCGCCTTGGGCCAAACTAATAACGCCACAATTGAATCCACTCTAAATAAATGATGGTGCTGTAGTTTAATAACATACCATCTCCCTCAGTGACAGCATTAGATTTGACACTATTATATATCTTAATCATCCAACAAGTTCAAACTGAAGGGCATTTGTGAGGAACAAATTCCCACTGAGTGCTGCTTTATCCTCGAAACTCATTACTTCTGGGTCCTCTGAGACTTGTAGGCAAACATTGGGCGCCACCAAGTGGAGTTAATAAGAACTGTGGAGATTAATCACAATATAATCCATAAAGTAAAATGTGGAaggggagcaaaaaaaaaacacccaaagcAAATATCAGACAAGAAAATATTATTTAATGATGGATTTTTCTCTGCCATTTGTATTGCATTGTCTCGCCACCACTCACTGCTAACCCCTGTGAATATGACAGATCAAGAAGACTCAATACACTCCAATCATATCATGAGCACCTTAGGGATTCGCTTAAAGTGAGACGTACATATGTCTGTTTATACTGCATATGCTGGGCGTAATACCACAGCATTAATGCACTGCAGCCACCAGGCACTGaagatatatacacatatatatgtaaatcTACTAGCTCAGAGTTCttgagtccaggtccaggtccccgGGACCCACTGTCCCACATGTTTTATATTTCTCTGCTCCAACAAACTTGACTCAAACTGATGAGTCATTGACAGATTTGTGCAGGCCTTAGTGACAAGCTGAATCACTTGTGTTGTGAACAGATGAATATTGAAAAACATGTAGGGTAGTGGGTCCTTGGGGACCTGGATTTAAGAACAAGAAATTTGGTGAAGTGATGTAAACTCCTCCTGGAGCTTGTAAATCCACAGTCTGATGTTTTGTCACAACCTTTACAGATAAATTTGTCTTCTACTGGATCATTACATTTAGTTAGTTATGCTTTCCAGTGCAGCATTTCACAGTGAAAAATCTTATCTGCCTCGTCAAGCTGTATGAATTACTGTAGAATCTTTTGACACATGTGCTTAGAATTTCAAAGACAGAAATAATATTATATCCATGTATTTTACATGgaagtcatatatatatatatatatatatatatatatatatatatatatatatatatatatatatatatatatatatatatatatatatatatatatacatatatacatatatacatatatatacatatatatatatgttaatctTTAGACAAAAGCTGAAGACAGTGTGATGGAAcagttcttttcctgaatggccCCTGCCTCTCCAACCGTCCAAACCGGACAGTAAGCCCGTCACCAGCTTCTGTCTTTGGATTAATTTTAATTTCCCAGGCTCTCAAAGTAGATCCATTAAAACCTCGAACATGTTCACAGCAAATCCCAAACTATCATGAGTGAAAGCAAACTGCACTGCTGGCTGCAAAGTGTGACGGAAATGTGAGACAAATGAATAGGATACGGAACAGATTCTTTTGCAATTGAGCTGATTTACTTTGAGAGTGAATGAGCAATGCTTGTCATTCATACAAAATGTATATTACTTTGGAGAAATGTGCAAACAAAGCTTTAATCAAGGATGCCTTAACATGCTCTCTGATGCAGGCATTTGGAAAAATACAGTTTGAAATAAATACACATCCAAAAGTAGCACTTCTACATACTCAGTGTGGGCATTAGCAAGAATCTGCTTGCATAGTCAAGTGCATGCATAAGCAAATTTATCATGCAACAACTGTCATATTTCTTCTCAGTCTAGGTTAATACAGTCAGTGTTATCTACTCTCAAGCTAAAGATGTGCACAAGCTGCGGTGTCACACATGAGCACAGAGGACAGGGCGGACTCAAACGCACCGTGGCGCTGTATGTACAAGAATGCCGTTCAGCGAAGGCATCACAGCTGTCTTTGAATGTGCTGCCATGCGTCGTTACATATCGCGTGAGAGGTGGCTTTTTACATTAACCCTGTGTTCAACTGAGAGGAATGTTCGGAGATGTGCGGCAGTCTGAAGAGGCTGATCCCCGCGGGGATCACTGGTGCCGCGGGAAAGTGTTGGCATAAGCAGCTGGCAGAAGGGCTGACAGGTGCGAGCTTGTCTGAAGGGGTTACAGGTTATTAGTAaagaaattgaataaataaacatcaaGAGCCAGTGAAAATCAAAGTCTCCAGGCGTTTAACACCAATAACACAAGCTGCGCTTCTCCTAATCCTCTCGATGAAAGTCAGACTTTCGCTCAACATAAGACAAAACTTTAAAGGCTGCTGCAGCGTTACTACACCGAAGAACGAATGTAAACAGTAATTCAGGTTAAATAGGCTAAACTGTATTTCACTCGAAATCACCTTTGAAGTGTTTAATAAATGTTAAAATTCAATTACAAATCTACGAACACCTGCAGTTATACAATTTAGACGCGATACTCCTTTACGATTATCTGAGGCACTGATGTTTGTTGTTGACATATGGCTCCCAATACTGAAGGAGAGTAGTACAGAGTGATTTTTGAAAATTATTCACTGCATCAGCACGTTAGAAATTGCCAAAAACCTCCTTTGGTGACTAAGCTGTCCATATTTGATGTATCTCACAAGGTTCTTTCCACTGTTGTACCTGCTTTCAATCTTGTGCAAATTCACTTTTATTTCCACCTCCAACTAAGAAGTTCCCTTCCCAACAATGCTGCAGACAGAACAAGGCAATAACGTAAATAAATGTCCATGCTTATTTACAATACATAATCATATTCATCAAAATCAATGCTATCCATACAAAGTGCTTTGTTAAAATCCATTCAGTAAGTAGATATTTAACAATGTGGACAATGAGTGTCCAAAATGGCAGCTTGAATTCAGTAAACACTGAAAGCTACGGGTGTTTTACAGGTGTTCGTCATCTTAgatggttaaaaaaagaaaacacctcAGAGCTGCACTAGAAAGATTGTTTTCTGCATCCTCAAACTAACATCACTTGGACCTCTGGCTAGATTGTGTAGAACTGATGGGGATCTTCCTGGACTGCATTGTCTTTTTAGCAGGCTCTTTCTTCGGGGGATCTTTCACGGTGGTCGACGACTGGGTGATCGTCTGTGCTCCGGAGAGCTTGGATTTTGCCGATGGCACGAGTGAATGTTTAGCTGCAGCTGATGCTTTAGAGGATTCCTTGTCTTTGGCTGTCGTTACATTAGTCTGGGCTTCTGAAGCTGTGTTTTGGGCCTTTTTGTTTGCGACCCGTTGGATTGCTTCCTTTGATAAATCTCCAGCGGGATCCTCTGGAATTCCTTTGGGATCTCCCGCACCCGCTTTCCCACTGTCGCTTGGTTTACGGGGATCCTTGGGCCTTAGAGCGGATTTAAAGAAGGACAAACCTTTGTCCTCTGTCCTACTGTTCCCTCGAGATCCCCGTGATGACGGAGCTGTGCTATCAGAGGAAACACCGACACTTGAAGATCGAAGACTGGTCATAGAGGAGCTACTGCTGGACCTCCCACCCGTTGCCTTCTCCTCCACAGCCCTCCCGGGCCTGCCGTTCGCTCTACTGGCAGCACTCGCCCTGGAGGGAGGACCTCCATGGCTAACCTTCCTCTCTGAAACTGCACTGGCCTGTGAAGATTCGCAGCTAGTGCTCCTGTCTGCTGCTCTAGTCCTTCCTGAAGCCGAGCTTTTCTCAGCTCCCCCTCTGGGCGATGTTCTCTTCTGAGGGTGTGAGCTCTGTGTCCCTGGAGAGCCGCTCTTCTTCTGCTCAGAATCAGGATGTAGTACCTCAGCCGTCTGGGAGGACACTTTCTTCGAAGGCGTCGCTGTTCTTGAGGAACTGCCTTTGCTTGTTTTCAGTGATACATTGCTTTTGTCCTTGGGGTTTGATGCTGTTGCTGCACTCTTGGACTGTGTTCGAGATGGAGACTTGTCAATGGCCGGCGATGCAGGGGACAGAGAGCTGGAAGAAGTCGAGGACGTGGCGGCACGCTTCTTCGGACTCCTTTCGCTTTCTAATCCGATCTTGGCCGAGGTCCTTTTGGCGCCAACGCCATCTGCAGTGCCGTTTCTTTGCTTCAGGTCCTTGGAAGCTGCTCCGTGTTGACCTGCAGCGGTGACTACATTGTTGTTTTGGCCCGTCTGGACGGAGCTCCTCTGCTCTGCCTGAGACACAGCCTTGGAAGCCGCCTGCTCTGTCGGCCTCTTGCCCCCTGAAGTACTGTCCAACGCAGCGAGGCTCGCCTTGCCCTCAGACGGCCTGTCTGGTTTAGGGGAACCAGTGAAACACGGAGGTGACAGCGGGTTATCGGACACTTCTCCTATCCTCTCCAGTGTCAGCGAGGAGGAGTGAGACTCCAGGGAGAAGCGTGAGGGAGAGTTGGAGCGCAGCTGGAGCTTAGCAGAGTGGGACCACGACGGTTTAGTGCCATTCTCACTCAGCACAAGTGGGCTAGCAATCGAAGATCTTGAAGAGAATGTTTGCCTTTGCATGCCTCTCATTGCTGGTCGGGTCGATAGGCCTGCAAGGTAAAGTGACATAAATCGTGACTATTTTAGAAAATGATCACGCTTGTCAGTCTAGAAGCAACAAACACAAAGTGAAGTCAGAATGTAGTTTTAAAGTTCTTTCACCATCGTCTTCGCTCCGTTCACCAGCAAACTCGGCAGACTCGGAGAGCGAGGCCAACGAGGTGCGTCTGGATGAACCAGATGAGGCTTGGCTCGGTGGACGGCTTCCCATCAGCCGACTTATCCAGTGCTCACACAACGAAGAACTGGTGGAACCTAAATGACCAAGCAGACAGCAGCTTTACATCTATTTCCATTTCACCTCAGCCAGGTGCTCCTGTCTCAAATGGtttgattttgttatttttccccTGGGGAAAGATTACTGTGATATGATAAAGAAAATAACATATTAGAGCCACAGTGGCATTACTTACCAAGCCACTTTTACAAATAGGTAGTCAGATTTACAGTTTTGTTCTGAACTATCATTACTTCACAGGATTAAGAAGATGTTACTTTCTTTCCATCTAACTAGTGTaataactaggcctgtgttgaaaaaaatcgattttccgattctaaatcgattctcttattaattcctaaaaatcgattcttacgtctaaagatcaattttttttaattttttttttattttctcatcattttcgccaggtgaactttaatcccagtagtcggacacacagtttgtcatgacacttctgaaaaatgccaggtgcttcatggcaatatgtgtgcgtggtgacagaataaattagataagctaaaatgatttgtttactgcatgaactgttgcaatttcttaattttttgcactttaaatggatattgaaaggcctgtttgagttatttatttcttagttatttcacaataattattgtgaaattattatttcactagttattttacagtcatataattcagtcATAtaaaacagctcaaaaaacattttaaataacactaagccagaTCAAtattgaatcaaatcaaatcatgataatcgattctgaatattaagaatcggaatcgaatcgattcttgacatttgaatcgatacccagccctagtaaTAACATTAACATGGTTGCAATGGAGAAATTGCATAAACCAATATTATGACATATTACCTCCCACGGAGCTGTTGGCAGACCAAGACGGTATCGTTGCACGTCTTTGATAGAACAAGATGTAAGCAGTCTGCTTGCAGACCTCACCGTCAGACATGGAATGAACATCACTATCATCAAAGCAATACCACTGTCCATCAATGGAGTTCTTACAGTGAGCTACAAATAAGAAGGAAGAAAATGTTACAAACGTTatttgcaaacaaaaaaaatcagttgGAACATTTCAGAGGCCGCAGTGACTGGTTGTTTAAGGAGCTTTGTTACCTGTGTAATGCCCCCCCTGCATGGTCCCGTGATGGTTGCACACCGCATACAGGTCATAAAGGTAGTCCTCCGGATCTCGCCCCATCCCATAAGGTCGTCTCCATGGCGACCAGTGGGAGGGGAGGCTCCAGCTACTCTGGCTCCTCTTTACCATATGGGGCGCCATGTCCATGCCTATGAGCGGGAACTTTACCATGTTCTGCATCTTCATACGTCGATCCCCATCCTGACGTTTTACAGATGAcgtaagttgtttttttatttagtttgtttGAGCAATGACAAGATATTTTTGTAAAAGGTTTTATACACGGTACCTGTCTAAAACGTTTCAGGTGAAGTATAAGGATGTCTGGGAGCGTCCACAGACTGAGTTTGATGCTGCCCTGCTGAAGCTGCTTGCAGTGTGGACATCGCCACGCATCATCGGGCTCAAGCTGAAATTAACATGAAAAATAGACGCATTATTTGGGATTAGGTAAACTATTGCACAACTTTTAGCTCTGATTATTCTCAATGAACATTTAGTCTGCTGATGTATTCTCAGTATTTGTACAACTCTGTATGGTGTAATGCAGTGATTCCCAacctgtgggccgcggccccctGGTGGTCCGCGGAGGTATTGCAAGTGGGCCGCCAAATAATTTCCAAAAAAGTATgatattttttgggggggggaatataattatataaaaatatacagaataatgttttaaatgttaaaactcagttatgtttaaaatgatattaaaaatgtttaaatattaatttcattattttgttttgttttccttcaagtaTTAGACAAGTGACAAGCAAATGAGCAATAGGAACTTTTGTTGTTATCGGTCGGACCACTTTGCAGCGGGACTGCATTGCACTTGACTTATTTACGTTTGATGCTGATACCTGAAACTGGAGTATAAAGATGGATAGCTGGCTAGCAACAGGGGGAATTAAAAAGTTCGGAGGTGGGCCTCGAACATTTTTGAAACATTAAAGTGGGCCCTGAGttggaaaaggttgggaaccactggtgtaATGCATTGGTTGATGTTGTCTGTCTCTGACCAAACAGTAGGACATAACGGTTTTACCTGCAGCCTATGTTACACGAAGTCCAGCCTACCTGTTCGTCTTTGGTGTAGAGTTGAAAACACTGGGCAAGTGAACAAGTCTGAGGCTGCAGATGCTGCTCCTTCACTTGACGAACACTTTCAGCATCCGGGATGTATTCGTCCTCAGTTCTTTTGAACAGACTGTGGGCGTAACATTGCACAAGTCACAGAGGGATCACATGAATCAGTCTCTAGATCTGGCAGGAGGCACAACACCTCTCACATCTGCCTTGATTTTAATGAGTGGGGGTGTTTGAGTCCGTCACTTACTAGTCTTTCGTCTCCTTGTCCCATTCAACAACAATTTTGACATGAGGTGGCCCTCCTGGACCACAGGACTTGAATGCCCTGTTAAAAGAATGCAAAAGAAAGGGACATCGTAGTTTCCACTTTAGAAGTGAGAAATATGGGTAGAAATGTGACATCACGTCGGggttcaaatttcattttggtcccattctttttatttaaaaaaaaatccatgcaACAACCACAGAGGTCAATGCCTTCttagaaaaaaatcaataaaaaccagACAGGCCATTACACATCTCGGGAGATATTCTAACGTCAATACTTCTGAAGACATACCCTTGCTCCTCAATCTCCACGAAGTTAAATGGAACACACTGCAGGATTTATATAATGGCAATTCTAGTGGTGTAATACTGCCCTCTGGTGGCGGTGGGTGGCATTACCTCTCCACTGAGGGATGGCAGAGCGGCTGCTCCTCTTGAGGCAGCAGATAGGTTATTCCAACCACTCCTACCACACGCAAAGTGAAGGGCCCTACCTGCAGGACATTAATgaaaggacttttttttttactttctacataaacataaccacaagaaaaaaaataaataaataataataataataataataatcactgggtttgtatgtgtatatttatgtatgtgtatgcatatgtatatgtatatatatatatatatatatatatatatatatatatatatatatatatatatatatatatatatatatatatatatatacatatatatatatacataaaatatagtaataatgcactagggctgtgcgattaatcgattttaaatctaaatcggatttattaatcaaaatcgattttccttttttgcagctggttgcagacagagctcgtctagtcatctttgtttggtcaagaaaattgtacatgtcactttactaaactcaaggaggattaacagtatctttcaattgcacttcattcccaatagggaaatttgtttaaaatattttatctttatttttaaagaaaaatagcaaacaatttattccattgtcttttgtagttttaccaaaaaaatcgaaatcgaaatcga is a window from the Cololabis saira isolate AMF1-May2022 chromosome 19, fColSai1.1, whole genome shotgun sequence genome containing:
- the LOC133419288 gene encoding ubiquitin carboxyl-terminal hydrolase 31-like isoform X1 gives rise to the protein MSKVVSSKEKKSFSKKLFRRSSVRSVGSFMNRVLRTLSTLSHFGTETQAAEDEQDDGPSAANLTGGSVPSDDSDGGGFPLFGDKVPGVAGLKNHGNTCFMNAILQCLSNTELFAEYLALEQFRGGEASSGGDKVKSNGGPGAEKGGGQQQDQQQQDQGGVTEQLSGLVRALWTFEYTPQHSRDFKNVVSKSALQFRGNSQHDAQEFLLWLLDRVHEDLNQIVHPDIRPPRKPPVEEEPVPEGSPLPAPSSFVQELFQAQYRSSLTCPHCQKQSNTFDPFLCISLPIPVPHTRPLYVTVVYQGKCSNCMRVGVAVPLSGTVSRLRQAVAQETKIPSQQQIVLTEMYFDGFHRSFCDDDDDLEIIQESDSIFAFETPELFRPEQIRSKRGGSPHGNLNQNNLKYSTDNNRMSTQIQEPTTPPPSPNKNSGQAEKIVLLVCNRACAGQQGRRFGNPFILYLERTVTWDVLQKEILEKMRHLLRPGVLVQVGPFTLRVVGVVGITYLLPQEEQPLCHPSVERAFKSCGPGGPPHVKIVVEWDKETKDYLFKRTEDEYIPDAESVRQVKEQHLQPQTCSLAQCFQLYTKDEQLEPDDAWRCPHCKQLQQGSIKLSLWTLPDILILHLKRFRQDGDRRMKMQNMVKFPLIGMDMAPHMVKRSQSSWSLPSHWSPWRRPYGMGRDPEDYLYDLYAVCNHHGTMQGGHYTAHCKNSIDGQWYCFDDSDVHSMSDGEVCKQTAYILFYQRRATIPSWSANSSVGGSTSSSLCEHWISRLMGSRPPSQASSGSSRRTSLASLSESAEFAGERSEDDGLSTRPAMRGMQRQTFSSRSSIASPLVLSENGTKPSWSHSAKLQLRSNSPSRFSLESHSSSLTLERIGEVSDNPLSPPCFTGSPKPDRPSEGKASLAALDSTSGGKRPTEQAASKAVSQAEQRSSVQTGQNNNVVTAAGQHGAASKDLKQRNGTADGVGAKRTSAKIGLESERSPKKRAATSSTSSSSLSPASPAIDKSPSRTQSKSAATASNPKDKSNVSLKTSKGSSSRTATPSKKVSSQTAEVLHPDSEQKKSGSPGTQSSHPQKRTSPRGGAEKSSASGRTRAADRSTSCESSQASAVSERKVSHGGPPSRASAASRANGRPGRAVEEKATGGRSSSSSSMTSLRSSSVGVSSDSTAPSSRGSRGNSRTEDKGLSFFKSALRPKDPRKPSDSGKAGAGDPKGIPEDPAGDLSKEAIQRVANKKAQNTASEAQTNVTTAKDKESSKASAAAKHSLVPSAKSKLSGAQTITQSSTTVKDPPKKEPAKKTMQSRKIPISSTQSSQRSK
- the LOC133419288 gene encoding ubiquitin carboxyl-terminal hydrolase 31-like isoform X2 yields the protein MSKVVSSKEKKSFSKKLFRRSSVRSVGSFMNRVLRTLSTLSHFGTETQAAEDEQDDGPSAANLTGGSVPSDDSDGGGFPLFGDKVPGVAGLKNHGNTCFMNAILQCLSNTELFAEYLALEQFRGGEASSGGDKVKSNGGPGAEKGGGQQQDQQQQDQGGVTEQLSGLVRALWTFEYTPQHSRDFKNVVSKSALQFRGNSQHDAQEFLLWLLDRVHEDLNQIVHPDIRPPRKPPVEEEPVPEGSPLPAPSSFVQELFQAQYRSSLTCPHCQKQSNTFDPFLCISLPIPVPHTRPLYVTVVYQGKCSNCMRVGVAVPLSGTVSRLRQAVAQETKIPSQQIVLTEMYFDGFHRSFCDDDDDLEIIQESDSIFAFETPELFRPEQIRSKRGGSPHGNLNQNNLKYSTDNNRMSTQIQEPTTPPPSPNKNSGQAEKIVLLVCNRACAGQQGRRFGNPFILYLERTVTWDVLQKEILEKMRHLLRPGVLVQVGPFTLRVVGVVGITYLLPQEEQPLCHPSVERAFKSCGPGGPPHVKIVVEWDKETKDYLFKRTEDEYIPDAESVRQVKEQHLQPQTCSLAQCFQLYTKDEQLEPDDAWRCPHCKQLQQGSIKLSLWTLPDILILHLKRFRQDGDRRMKMQNMVKFPLIGMDMAPHMVKRSQSSWSLPSHWSPWRRPYGMGRDPEDYLYDLYAVCNHHGTMQGGHYTAHCKNSIDGQWYCFDDSDVHSMSDGEVCKQTAYILFYQRRATIPSWSANSSVGGSTSSSLCEHWISRLMGSRPPSQASSGSSRRTSLASLSESAEFAGERSEDDGLSTRPAMRGMQRQTFSSRSSIASPLVLSENGTKPSWSHSAKLQLRSNSPSRFSLESHSSSLTLERIGEVSDNPLSPPCFTGSPKPDRPSEGKASLAALDSTSGGKRPTEQAASKAVSQAEQRSSVQTGQNNNVVTAAGQHGAASKDLKQRNGTADGVGAKRTSAKIGLESERSPKKRAATSSTSSSSLSPASPAIDKSPSRTQSKSAATASNPKDKSNVSLKTSKGSSSRTATPSKKVSSQTAEVLHPDSEQKKSGSPGTQSSHPQKRTSPRGGAEKSSASGRTRAADRSTSCESSQASAVSERKVSHGGPPSRASAASRANGRPGRAVEEKATGGRSSSSSSMTSLRSSSVGVSSDSTAPSSRGSRGNSRTEDKGLSFFKSALRPKDPRKPSDSGKAGAGDPKGIPEDPAGDLSKEAIQRVANKKAQNTASEAQTNVTTAKDKESSKASAAAKHSLVPSAKSKLSGAQTITQSSTTVKDPPKKEPAKKTMQSRKIPISSTQSSQRSK